The Diachasmimorpha longicaudata isolate KC_UGA_2023 chromosome 14, iyDiaLong2, whole genome shotgun sequence genome includes a region encoding these proteins:
- the LOC135169274 gene encoding leucine-rich repeat-containing protein 40-like, with translation MSVERKMKVNHRALFKPRCKNDDDDELSERIIIDARRSGELNLAGKGLATVPQRIWTINQLSKGEVEELGRNLDFDDDKERWWEQEPLKKLNLSENSIKTIDSDIDHLSEIEELDFHDNLLEEVPKEIGALIKLRKFDISHNNLGKISKRFFTLENLKQLNLSHNNLADLDPAIGDLVMLESLNLSFNNLTTLPVGLGYLVRLCTFDVSHNLLVELPPDIMSMRVLKKLDANSNHLEVVPPLGEMRKLEALILHTNNLKNFPNITGCTALKELNLSNNSIDEIDMECLEDMGQLRSLLLAHNNIEVIPDDIIKLLNMERLDLSSNKLTLIPNFICIMPNLKHFIINGNEKIKNVRRDIVQCGTPRILKHLRQGFDSESLDVHSSPSTGPVSAPDKYTMRNTKLLSLTAQHLHEVPDDVLEDAKIAGVTCIDISKNKLCQVPEKLSAITSVEDMKISCNQLASLPEWFGEPFKHLRYIDLSQNQLSALPKSIGELERLREINISCNRFTKIPESVCNIENLEILIMNDNHITDIDVTSLLKLRRLATLDLSNNDIGHVPPELGNMKNIRMLMLSGNYFKQPRHAILERGTEEILSYLRSRISS, from the exons ATGAGTGTGGAGAGGAAAATGAAGGTTAATCATCGGGCATTGTTTAAACCGAGGTGtaaaaatgatgatgatgatgagttATCCGAgagaattattattgatgCCAGGAGATCAGGAGAACTTAATTTGGCAGGAAAAGGATTGGCTACAG TGCCCCAAAGGATATGGACAATAAATCAACTCTCCAAAGGAGAAGTTGAAGAGCTGGGAAGGAATTTGGATTTTGATGATGACAAGGAGCGTTGGTGGGAGCAGGAGCCCctcaaaaaactcaatctgaGTGAAAATAGCATCAAAACTATCGATTCCGATATTGATCATCTATcagaaattgaagaattagAC TTTCACGATAATCTACTGGAGGAAGTGCCGAAGGAAATTGGGGCCTTGATAAAACTCCGAAAATTCGACATTTCTCACAACAATTTAGGAAAGATTTCCAAGAGATTCTTCACTCTGGAAAATCTTAAGCAGCTGAATCTGTCACATAACAATCTGGCTGACCTTGATCCTGCAATTGGGGACCTGGTGATGCTGGAGTCACTG AACCTATCGTTCAATAATCTTACAACCTTGCCTGTGGGTCTAGGGTACCTCGTGCGTTTGTGTACGTTCGATGTAAGTCATAATCTACTCGTAGAGTTGCCACCGGACATAATGAGCATGAGAG TCCTAAAAAAACTGGATGCAAATTCAAATCACCTCGAGGTGGTCCCTCCCCTGGGTGAAATGAGAAAGCTCGAGGCCCTCATTCTTCACACCAACaatctgaaaaattttcccaacaTAACTGGATGCACGGCCTTGAAAGAACTCAATCTATCTAACAACTCCATAGAC GAAATTGACATGGAATGTTTGGAGGACATGGGCCAATTGAGGTCTCTCCTACTGGCCCACAATAATATCGAAGTTATACCCGATGACATCATAAAACTTCTGAATATGGAACGACTCGATCTGTCCTCCAACAAACTAACACT AATTCCAAATTTTATCTGCATAATGCCGAATCTCAAGCACTTCATAATAAatggaaatgagaaaattaaaaacgtgAGGAGAGATATCGTCCAATGTGGAACTCCAAGAATTTTAAAACATCTTCGCCAAGGCTTTGACTCTGAATCTCTTGATGTCCATTCATCACCATCAACAGGACCTGTATCAGCACCTGATAA GTACACGATGAGAAATACAAAACTGCTGAGCCTGACAGCTCAACACCTCCACGAAGTACCTGATGATGTCCTTGAGGATGCGAAAATCGCCGGGGTGACATGCATAGAcatcagtaaaaataaattgtgtcAAGTCCCTGAGAAACTGTCGGCGATAACTTCTGTTGAGGACATGAAAATATCCTGCAATCAATTGGCATCTTTACCTGAGTGGTTTGGGGAACCTTTCAAGCATCTGAGGTACATTGATCTCAGTCAGAATCAATTATCGGCGTTGCCGAAGAGTATCGGGGAGTTGGAGCGATTGAGAGAGATCAACATCTCCTGCAACAG gtTCACAAAAATTCCTGAATCCGTCTGCAATATTGAAAACCTGGAGATATTAATTATGAACGACAATCACATAACAGATATTGACGTGACGTCTCTGTTAAAATTACGACGTCTTGCGACTCTAGATCTGTCTAACAACGACATTGGACACGTTCCACCTGAACTTGGGAATATGAAGAACATTAG GATGCTGATGCTGTCTGGAAATTACTTCAAACAGCCTCGACATGCCATTTTGGAGAGGGGAACGGAAGAAATCCTGTCGTATCTACGTTCTCGCATTTCTTCGtga
- the LOC135169271 gene encoding potassium voltage-gated channel subfamily H member 8, whose amino-acid sequence MPARKGLLAPQNTFLDTIATRFDGTHSNFVLGNAQVVKTYPIVYCSDGFCELTKYPRAQIMQKGCACKFLYGPETTEENKTLIWKSLENKTELKLEVVFYKKDGEKFNCLLDIVPIKNEKGDVVLFLASHKDITDTKIVPHWDSDDDGNYDIDPETPSADYGRRRRSRAVLYTLSGHYKQDKHKININKQLLHSPAAPLPEYKTSAAERSHAILSHYGGFKSCWDWLILIATFYVAVIVPYNASFVNVGRPFMISDVIVEVLFIFDIVLNFRTTYVSRKGKLVINGKKIAVNYLKGWFLIDLVAALPFDVLYAADVNSGEEPGHGHIHLIKLTRLLRLARLLQKMDRYSQYSAMILTLLMLSFTLLAHWLACIWYVIAEKERLKKDKDWNLGWIHTLAERLRIDVQNVSHTDSYITALYFTCSSLTSVGFGNVSANTTYEKIFSICTMLVGALMHAVVFGNVTAIIQRMYSRRSLYHTKWRDLKDFLTLHQIPEKLKQRMQDYFQTTWSLNHGIDIHETLKEFPEELRGDVCMHLHREILSLPIFEGASQGCLKLLSHHIRSNFCAPEEYLIRKGDALSYIYYLCNGSMEVVQNSMVVAILGKGDLVGCDISMHLQHGNNGSGLVGSGGDVIVKSSCDVKALTYCYLKCINIQGLVDVLRLYPEYQQQFAHDIVHDLTHNLREGYEVEEEPDMNGIQSQTLPSISEDDENMPDEEETSPLSPANRSPLHTVSPRHAKFRSENRDRRFGRGGVRGRLQILGQESLENINRGTVERVEATQISSVHQDVVALSYEMRNAIQALQVLVRSPHSNPNLPTPAGRSGSNDRLLARSSSHLPDGLCWESPARLIDVSTQTDWPITILDQWVRENSHRVLQILGLDSPLVTRHNRTIPASPTTPSPSSPPPPPYEPLSSPEITRTSSRCPIDQAAFFDSHSKQINNSESKISKIYQKSKTYWETINELPHRFSAGDADNSSTWYRALHSMEYVPKSRSLKFDTFDS is encoded by the exons ACAGCAATTTTGTTCTTGGAAATGCTCAAGTTGTCAAGACCTATCCAATAGTATATTGCTCGGATGGATTCTGCGAGTTGACGAAATATCCTCGGGCGCAGATCATGCAAAAGGGATGTGCTTGTAAATTTCTATACGGTCCAGAGACGACAGAGGAAAATAAAACTTTAATATGGAAAAgtcttgaaaataaaactgaaTTGAAACTTGAAGTGGTATTCTACAAGAAAGATG gtgaaaaattcaactgctTACTCGACATcgttccaataaaaaatgaaaaaggagATGTCGTGCTATTTCTCGCATCTCACAAAGACATAACAGACACAAAAATTGTTCCTCACTGGGACTCTGATGATG ATGGAAATTACGATATCGATCCGGAAACACCATCAGCAGACTACGGCCGAAGACGACGAAGTCGTGCAGTTTTATACACATTATCCGGCCATTACAAACAGGATAAACACAAAATCAATATCAATAAA CAATTATTGCACTCGCCTGCGGCTCCGTTACCTGAGTACAAAACATCTGCTGCCGAGAGATCTCATGCAATTTTGAGTCATTATGGTGGGTTCAAATCTTGTTGGGACTGGTTGATACTCATCGCTACCTTCTACGTAGCAGTTATTGTTCCATACAACGCAAGTTTTGTCAATGTTGGCAGACCATTCATGATCAGTGATGTCATTGTCGAAGTACTTTTCATATTCG aCATTGTGCTGAATTTTCGAACCACTTACGTCAGTAGAAAAGGAAAATTGGTAATtaatggaaagaaaattgcagtcaattatttaaaagGGTGGTTCTTGATTGATCTCGTTGCTGCTTTACCCTTTGATGTACTGTATGCAGCTGATGTTAACAGTGGTGAG GAACCAGGACATGGACACATTCACCTGATTAAACTCACGAGGCTACTCCGATTGGCCAGATTACTTCAAAAAATGGATCGATACTCTCAATACAGTGCTATGATTTTGACACTTCTCATGTTGTCTTTTACATTGTTAGCTCATTGGCTCGCCTGTATATGGTACGTTATTGCGGAAAAGGAGAGATTGAAAAAGGATAAGGATTGGAATTTAG GATGGATTCATACACTGGCGGAACGCCTTCGCATTGATGTACAAAATGTATCACATACTGACAGCTATATAACAGCCCTCTATTTTACATGTAGTAGCTTAACGTCGGTGGGATTTGGCAATGTTTCTGCCAATACGacgtatgaaaaaattttttcaatttgtacgATGCTTGTAGGAG CCCTCATGCATGCTGTTGTATTTGGCAACGTAACTGCCATAATTCAACGGATGTATTCGAGAAGATCTCTTTACCACACGAAATGGAGAGACCTGAAAGATTTTTTAACATTGCATCAGATACCAGAGAAGCTGAAGCAAAGAATGCaagattattttcaaacaaCATGGTCATTGAATCATGGCATCGATATTCACGAG ACTCTCAAGGAATTCCCTGAGGAATTAAGAGGCGATGTATGTATGCATCTGCACCGAGAAATTTTGAGTTTACCAATATTTGAAGGAGCCTCACAAGGATGCTTGAAGCTACTCTCACACCACATACGAAGTAATTTTTGTGCaccagaagaatatttaattcgcAAGGGAGACGCATTATCATACATATACTATTTGTGCAATGGATCTATGGAAGTCGTTCAAAATAGTATGGTAGTAGCAATATTAG GTAAAGGTGATCTTGTTGGCTGTGATATAAGTATGCATCTCCAACATGGAAATAATGGAAGTGGTTTAGTTGGTTCTGGAGGTGACGTTATTGTTAAATCGAGCTGTGATGTTAAAGCATTGACctattgttatttaaaatgcaTAAATATTCAGGGTCTCGTTGATGTATTGAGACTTTATCCGGAGTATCAGCAGCAATTCGCGCATGATATTGTTCACGATCTAACGCATAATTTGCGAGAAGGTTACGAGGTTGAG GAAGAACCAGACATGAACGGTATTCAATCGCAAACTCTCCCATCAATAAGTGAAGACGATGAGAACATGCCAGATGAGGAGGAAACTTCACCACTTTCTCCAGCAAACAGATCACCACTTCACACCGTAAGCCCTCGGCACGCCAAGTTCAG ATCTGAGAATAGAGATAGGAGATTCGGAAGGGGTGGAGTACGAGGTAGATTGCAAATATTGGGACAAGAATCATTAGAAAATATTAATCGTGGTACTGTGGAAAGGGTGGAAGCAACGCAGATCTCCAGCGTTCATCAGGATGTCGTCGCACTTAGCTATGAG ATGAGAAATGCTATTCAAGCACTCCAAGTTTTGGTGCGTTCACCCCACAGTAATCCAAATTTACCGACACCAGCTGGACGAAGTGGATCCAACGATCGTCTTCTCGCCAGAAGTTCGTCCCATCTACCAGACGGTCTTTGTTGGGAATCCCCCGCTCGTTTAATAGACGTCAGCACCCAGACTGATTGGCCAATTACCATTCTAGATCAATGGGTACGAGAGAATTCCCACCGAGTTCTCCAGATTCTCGGTCTTGATTCACCACTTGTTACACGTCACAATCGCACCATTCCAGCATCACCAACCACCCCATCTCCATCGtctccaccaccaccaccttaTGAGCCCCTTTCGTCCCCGGAAATCACTCGAACTTCCTCACGATGTCCAATCGACCAAGCTGCATTCTTCGACTCACATTCTAAACAGATCAACAATAGTGAgtcaaaaatatcaaaaatttatcaaaaatcaaaaacttaCTGGGAAACTATCAATGAATTGCCCCATCGATTTAGTGCTGGTGATGCTGATAATTCATCGACATGGTATCGTGCATTACATAGCATGGAATATGTTCCAAAATCGAGATCTTTGAAATTCGATACTTTTGACAGTTGA
- the LOC135169273 gene encoding TBC1 domain family member 15 isoform X2, giving the protein MSSQKDLCIHTGVVLRGANIREDEVHSLGTLNIVEYSFGKCIEWKPIEVSFVSEHQDQDPEWSVVESHTRRTRTSSCEGSDCLGGRPKTVRIPFSDLKSFRINHGGQQLIFMQRDGTTYVAFFQLSNAESFVNSLRGFVKFVKSKTDKNLYLVLDEYTTVLNKSFAELDLFPENTSDYVWKFVKNLHNRPYETTLEAFSKLADIWIYKEPVKQPVEEAVADLLNRSLTTELRGEHPLSSAGSNGEEYEVISELDQKFILPPRPTCPRGAPLSQEQWDRCKDAEGKVTNPITIKEIIFRGGIIPSLRYEVWKFLLNYYPWNSTLAERSELRNAKTDEYYRMKLQWKSMSVDQENRFSDYRDRKSLIEKDVNRTDRTHPYYSGDNNAHLGQLYDILMTYVMYNFDLGYVQGMSDLLSPILCLMDNEVDAFWSFVGFMEKVSSNFEIDQAGMKAQLCQLHTLLNVTEPQLAQYLGKHESGNMFFCFRWLLVLFKREFNAIDIIKLWEVLWTDLPCKNFHLLMCAAILDTEKSALMENRYGFTEILKHINDLSLHIELPWALSKAEGIYHQLMAVEANLPDNVRTIIGLTPIHTSPLSNYSEEEEEGQNEARSSRNDSRRLSDDSGNIKLGNDEVSFERSLNVSYL; this is encoded by the exons ATGTCGAGTCAAAAG GATCTCTGCATACATACGGGGGTTGTTCTAAGAGGTGCAAACATCAGGGAGGATGAAGTACACAGCCTGGGCACTTTGAACATCGTAGAATAT AGCTTTGGGAAATGCATCGAATGGAAGCCCATCGAGGTCTCATTCGTCTCAGAGCATCAGGATCAAGATCCCGAATGGTCGGTAGTAGAGTCTCACACACGTCGAACACGTACATCCTCCTGTGAAGGATCTGATTGTCTCGGAGGGCGTCCTAAAACAGTCCGCATACCCTTCTCAGACTTAAAATCATTTCGCATTAATCACGGTGGTCaacaattaatatttatgCAACGAGATGGAACAACATACGTTGCATTTTTTCAACTGTCAAATGCCGAAAGTTTTGTCAATTCGTTGAGGGGTTTCGTCAAATTTGTCAAATCAAAAACAGATAAAAATCTTTACCTCGTATTAGACGAGTACACAACAGTGTTGAACAAATCATTTGCTGAATTGGATCTCTTCCCAGAGAATACGTCTGATTATGTCTGgaaattcgtgaaaaatttGCACAATCGTCCTTACGAAACAACACTGGAGGCATTCAGCAAATTGGCGGACATTTGGATTTATAAAGAACCTGTCAAACAACCGGTGGAGGAAGCTGTTGCTGATCTACTGAACAGATCTCTGACAACTGAATTGAGGGGTGAACATCCACTGAGTTCAGCAGGCTCGAATGGTGAAGAGTACGAAGTTATAAGTGAATTGGATCAGAAATTCATACTTCCACCCAGGCCTACTTGTCCTCGTGGTGCTCCTCTCTCTCAAGAACAATGGGACAGATGCAAAGATGCAGAAGGAAAAGTTACAAATCCCATAACTATTAAAGAGATTATATTTCGAGGAGGTATCATTCCTTCTCTGAGATACGAAGTCTGGAAATTtcttttgaattattatccCTGGAATTCAACATTAGCTGAAAGAAGTGAACTACGAAACGCTAAAACTGATGAATATTACAGAATGAAGCTACAGTGGAAGTCGATGTCAGTGGATCAGGAGAACAGATTTTCTGAttacagagacagaaagagtcTGATCGAAAAGGATGTCAATAGAACTGATAGAACACATCCTTATTATTCTGGCGATAACAACGCCCACTTGGGACAACTTTATGACATTCTCATGACATATGTAATgtataattttgatcttggATATGTTCAAGGAATGAGTGATCTCCTCAGTCCTATTTTATGCCTAATGGATAATGAAGTCGATGCGTTCTGGAGTTTCGTTGGATTCATGGAGAAAGTGAGTTCTAATTTTGAGATCGATCAGGCTGGTATGAAGGCACAATTGTGCCAATTACACACTCTACTGAATGTCACTGAGCCCCAGCTTGCACAGTATCTTGGTAAACATGAATCCGGAAATATGTTTTTCTGTTTTCGATGGCTCTTGGTATTGTTCAAGAGAGAATTCAATGCAATCGATATCATCAAACTATGGGAGGTCCTCTGGACCGATTTACCGTgcaagaattttcatttactcaTGTGTGCTGCTATTCTTGATACTGAGAAGAGTGCATTGATGGAAAATCGGTATGGATTCACGGAAATATTGAAGCACATTAACGATCTGTCACTTCACATCGAACTCCCCTGGGCTTTATCGAAGGCCGAAGGAATTTATCATCAACTGATGGCAGTCGAAGCCAATTTACCGGATAATGTTCGTACTATCATTGGTCTCACACCGATTCATACTTCACCATTGAGCAATTATTcagaggaggaagaggagggTCAGAATGAAGCACGTTCATCTCGAAATGATTCAAGAAGGCTGAGCGATGACAGTGGAAATATCAAACTCGGTAATGACGAAGTTTCTTTTGAACGTTCCTTGAATGTCTCTTACTTGTAA
- the LOC135169280 gene encoding uncharacterized protein LOC135169280: MVERFYHKYQPLITRKHHTCVGLGFELISRLNGLEERFPGITSGLYLVSCEETIGDIEGYVGGPPAADIGEKEHVLVSLKININGRHGVLLLDPGYHVARVITVMADKLYPHTGWFTQSDEPECKKEYNYSLCPQDPDYVEWHERETRPGALERTQVALIYVARPYLTAIDVTERRNLVYNFRSLLARDTKGHVTAGLYFALTLDNSQMFTFFYQTNSGKRKVKMPFNKFRNLSKTPLTDDEIKMIDKCARQMDLTSQDMKSLLSALAIVMNDTSFIAQVLAINSRINTIAEDN, encoded by the exons ATGGTGGAGCGTTTTTATCACAAATATCAGCCTTTGATAACGCGAAAACATCATACATGTGTTGGTCTTGGATTCGAATTAATCAGCAGATTAAATGGGCTCGAGGAGAGATTCCCTGGTATAACAAGTGGCCTTTACTTGGTATCATGTGAGGAG ACAATTGGGGACATTGAGGGATATGTAGGTGGTCCACCAGCAGCGGATATTGGTGAAAAGGAGCATGTTCTtgtttcactaaaaattaacatCAATGGACGTCACGGTGTACTACTTCTCGATCCTGGTTATCACGTTGCACGTGTTATAACTGTTATGGCTGACAAATTGTATCCACACACTGGTTGGTTTACACAATCAGATGAGCCTGAATGCAAAAAGGAGTACAATTATTCTCTCTGTCCACAAGATCCTGATTACGTTGAGTGGCATGAGAGAGAAACACGCCCTGGTGCCTTAGAACGTACCCAAGTTGCTCTAATTTATGTTGCAAGGCCGTATTTAACTGCCATTGATGTTACTGAAAGGAGAAATTTGGTATACAATTTCAGGAGTTTATTAGCAAGAGATACGAAAGGCCATGTTACTGCCGGTTTATATTTTGCATTGACTCTTGATAATTCCCAAATGTTTACCTTTTTTTATCAAACCAACAGTGGAAAGAGAAAAGTTAAAATGCCATTCAACAAGTTTCGCAATTTATCCAAG aCGCCCCTCACTGATGATGAAATCAAGATGATTGACAAATGTGCTCGCCAAATGGAcctaacatcacaggatatgAAGAGTCTTCTGTCAGCTTTGGCTATTGTGATGAATGATACATCATTTATCGCTCAAGTACTTGCGATAAATTCAAGAATTAACACAATTGCTGAAGACAATTAA
- the LOC135169273 gene encoding TBC1 domain family member 15 isoform X1, whose protein sequence is MFEPTEVGKDLCIHTGVVLRGANIREDEVHSLGTLNIVEYSFGKCIEWKPIEVSFVSEHQDQDPEWSVVESHTRRTRTSSCEGSDCLGGRPKTVRIPFSDLKSFRINHGGQQLIFMQRDGTTYVAFFQLSNAESFVNSLRGFVKFVKSKTDKNLYLVLDEYTTVLNKSFAELDLFPENTSDYVWKFVKNLHNRPYETTLEAFSKLADIWIYKEPVKQPVEEAVADLLNRSLTTELRGEHPLSSAGSNGEEYEVISELDQKFILPPRPTCPRGAPLSQEQWDRCKDAEGKVTNPITIKEIIFRGGIIPSLRYEVWKFLLNYYPWNSTLAERSELRNAKTDEYYRMKLQWKSMSVDQENRFSDYRDRKSLIEKDVNRTDRTHPYYSGDNNAHLGQLYDILMTYVMYNFDLGYVQGMSDLLSPILCLMDNEVDAFWSFVGFMEKVSSNFEIDQAGMKAQLCQLHTLLNVTEPQLAQYLGKHESGNMFFCFRWLLVLFKREFNAIDIIKLWEVLWTDLPCKNFHLLMCAAILDTEKSALMENRYGFTEILKHINDLSLHIELPWALSKAEGIYHQLMAVEANLPDNVRTIIGLTPIHTSPLSNYSEEEEEGQNEARSSRNDSRRLSDDSGNIKLGNDEVSFERSLNVSYL, encoded by the exons atgTTCGAACCAACGGAAGTAGGAAAG GATCTCTGCATACATACGGGGGTTGTTCTAAGAGGTGCAAACATCAGGGAGGATGAAGTACACAGCCTGGGCACTTTGAACATCGTAGAATAT AGCTTTGGGAAATGCATCGAATGGAAGCCCATCGAGGTCTCATTCGTCTCAGAGCATCAGGATCAAGATCCCGAATGGTCGGTAGTAGAGTCTCACACACGTCGAACACGTACATCCTCCTGTGAAGGATCTGATTGTCTCGGAGGGCGTCCTAAAACAGTCCGCATACCCTTCTCAGACTTAAAATCATTTCGCATTAATCACGGTGGTCaacaattaatatttatgCAACGAGATGGAACAACATACGTTGCATTTTTTCAACTGTCAAATGCCGAAAGTTTTGTCAATTCGTTGAGGGGTTTCGTCAAATTTGTCAAATCAAAAACAGATAAAAATCTTTACCTCGTATTAGACGAGTACACAACAGTGTTGAACAAATCATTTGCTGAATTGGATCTCTTCCCAGAGAATACGTCTGATTATGTCTGgaaattcgtgaaaaatttGCACAATCGTCCTTACGAAACAACACTGGAGGCATTCAGCAAATTGGCGGACATTTGGATTTATAAAGAACCTGTCAAACAACCGGTGGAGGAAGCTGTTGCTGATCTACTGAACAGATCTCTGACAACTGAATTGAGGGGTGAACATCCACTGAGTTCAGCAGGCTCGAATGGTGAAGAGTACGAAGTTATAAGTGAATTGGATCAGAAATTCATACTTCCACCCAGGCCTACTTGTCCTCGTGGTGCTCCTCTCTCTCAAGAACAATGGGACAGATGCAAAGATGCAGAAGGAAAAGTTACAAATCCCATAACTATTAAAGAGATTATATTTCGAGGAGGTATCATTCCTTCTCTGAGATACGAAGTCTGGAAATTtcttttgaattattatccCTGGAATTCAACATTAGCTGAAAGAAGTGAACTACGAAACGCTAAAACTGATGAATATTACAGAATGAAGCTACAGTGGAAGTCGATGTCAGTGGATCAGGAGAACAGATTTTCTGAttacagagacagaaagagtcTGATCGAAAAGGATGTCAATAGAACTGATAGAACACATCCTTATTATTCTGGCGATAACAACGCCCACTTGGGACAACTTTATGACATTCTCATGACATATGTAATgtataattttgatcttggATATGTTCAAGGAATGAGTGATCTCCTCAGTCCTATTTTATGCCTAATGGATAATGAAGTCGATGCGTTCTGGAGTTTCGTTGGATTCATGGAGAAAGTGAGTTCTAATTTTGAGATCGATCAGGCTGGTATGAAGGCACAATTGTGCCAATTACACACTCTACTGAATGTCACTGAGCCCCAGCTTGCACAGTATCTTGGTAAACATGAATCCGGAAATATGTTTTTCTGTTTTCGATGGCTCTTGGTATTGTTCAAGAGAGAATTCAATGCAATCGATATCATCAAACTATGGGAGGTCCTCTGGACCGATTTACCGTgcaagaattttcatttactcaTGTGTGCTGCTATTCTTGATACTGAGAAGAGTGCATTGATGGAAAATCGGTATGGATTCACGGAAATATTGAAGCACATTAACGATCTGTCACTTCACATCGAACTCCCCTGGGCTTTATCGAAGGCCGAAGGAATTTATCATCAACTGATGGCAGTCGAAGCCAATTTACCGGATAATGTTCGTACTATCATTGGTCTCACACCGATTCATACTTCACCATTGAGCAATTATTcagaggaggaagaggagggTCAGAATGAAGCACGTTCATCTCGAAATGATTCAAGAAGGCTGAGCGATGACAGTGGAAATATCAAACTCGGTAATGACGAAGTTTCTTTTGAACGTTCCTTGAATGTCTCTTACTTGTAA
- the LOC135169279 gene encoding syntenin-1-like, protein MALYPSLEDMKVDQMMKAQLQSEYAEYIPQMNTSTAPLAPSAPSAHQQGYDALSGALYPALGDYMGLELTAEMIEANMPEYSVAIRESMAVATSRPISGMIAPISGDSEGLKRAQVTNAIRELTLCKDKDGKIGLRVHSINSGIFVCLVSPNSPAALSGLRFGDQILELNGTSVAGFSMDQVHKLFKNAPVNGITVVVRDRPFERTVTMHRDSSGQIGFQFKDGKIIALVKDSSAARNGLLTDHQILEVNGKNVVGLKDKDIVAEISNGPAVITITVIPSYIYDHMIKKMSNSLLKLMDHSSANF, encoded by the exons ATGGCACTGTATCCATCTCTCGAAGACATGAAGGTGGATCAAATGATGAAG GCTCAATTGCAATCAGAATATGCTGAGTACATACCCCAGATGAACACAAGTACAGCTCCACTAGCTCCATCAGCTCCAAGTGCCCATCAACAAGGCTATGATGCACTTTCTGGAGCATTGTATCCAGCCCTGGGAGACTATATGGGCCTTGAATTAACGGCTGAAATGATTGAAGCCAATATGCCTGAGTATTCGGTTGCCATTCGGGAATCA atgGCAGTTGCCACATCAAGACCAATTTCTGGAATGATTGCACCAATCTCTGGTGATTCTGAGGGTTTAAAACGAGCTCAAGTGACAAATGCTATTAGAGag TTGACGCTCTGTAAAGATAAAGATGGCAAAATTGGACTGCGTGTGCACTCAATAAATAGTGGAATCTTTGTTTGTCTTGTAAGTCCCAATTCTCCAGCAGCTCTTTCAGGCCTCAGATTTGGTGATCAAATCCTCGAACTCAATGGAACTTCTGTTGCTGGTTTTTCAATGGATCAGgtgcataaattattcaaaaatgcTCCGGTTAATGGCATCACAGTAGTCGTCAGGGACAG ACCTTTTGAGCGCACAGTCACAATGCACAGAGATAGTTCAGGCCAAATTGGATTCCAATTTAAAGACGGAAAAATAATAGCACTCGTTAAGGACTCATCAGCAGCTAGGAATGGACTCCTAACAGATCACCAAATATTGGAAGTCAATGGAAAG aatGTTGTTGGACTGAAGGACAAAGACATTGTTGCGGAAATATCAAATGGCCCTGCCGTCATTACCATCACAGTAATTCCTTCATACATCTACGATCATATGATCAAGAA GATGTCAAACAGCCTCTTGAAGCTGATGGATCACTCATCTGCCAACTTCTGA